One stretch of Falco naumanni isolate bFalNau1 chromosome 7, bFalNau1.pat, whole genome shotgun sequence DNA includes these proteins:
- the TRPM7 gene encoding transient receptor potential cation channel subfamily M member 7 isoform X4 codes for MSQKSWIENTFTKRECVYIIPSSKDPHRCLPGCQICQQLVRCCCGRLVRQHACFTASLAMKYSDVKLGENYNQEIEEWSVEKHTEQTSTDAYGVINFQGGSHSYRAKYVRLSYDTKPEAILQLMLKEWQMELPKLVISVHGGMQKFELHPRIKQLLGKGLIKAAVTTGAWIITGGVNTGVAKHVGDALREHASRSSRKICTIGIAPWGVIENRNDLVGRDVVAPYQTLLNPLSKLNVLNNLHSHFILVDDGTVGKYGAEVKLRRELEKTINLQRIHARIGQGVPVVALVFEGGPNVILTVLDFLQESPPVPVVVCEGTGRAADILAYVHKQTEEGGNVPEGAEPEIISTIKKTFNFGQSEAVHLFQTLLECMKKKELITVFHIGSDEHQDIDVAILTALLKGTNASAFDQLVLTLAWDRVDIAKNHVFVYGQQWLVGSLEQAMLDALVMDRVAFVKLLIENGVSMHKFLTIPRLEELYNTKQGPTNPTLFHLVRDVKQGNLPPGYKINLIDVGLVIEYLMGGTYRCTYTRKRFRAIYNSLSGNNRRSGRNPSNTTPQMCKSHESFGNRADKKEKMRHNHFIKTAQPYKPKIDTGAEEGKKKRTKDEIVDIDDPETRRFAYPLNELLLWAVLMKRQKMALFFWQHGEESMAKALVACKVYRSMAYEAKQSDLVDDTSEELKQYSNEFGQLAVELLEQSFRQDETMAMKLLTYELKNWSNSTCLKLAVSSRLRPFVAHTCTQMLLSDMWMGRLNMRKNSWYKVILSILLPPAILLLEYKTKAEMSHIPQSQDAHQMAMDDSENNFQNAADEIPMEVFKEVRILDSTLEKHDMETPAKPKRLPITQKFYAFYHAPIVKFWFNTLAYLGFLMLYTFVVLVKMEELPSVQEWIVIAYIFTSAIEKIREIFMSEAGKINQKIKVWFSDYFNVSDTVAIVTFFIGFALRFGAKGNFGENTYRENYVFVAGRITYCLNIIFWYVRLLDFLAVNQQAGPYVMMIGKMVANMFYIVVIMALVLLSFGVPRKAILYPDEAPSWTLARDIVFHPYWMIFGEVYAYEIDVCANNSDEKVAHLCGPGTWLTPFLQAVYLFVQYIIMVNLLIAFFNNVYLQVKAISNIVWKYQRYHFIMAYHEKPVLPPPLIVLSHMASLFCCICKRRKTDKTSDGPKLFLTEEDQKKLHDFEELCVEMYFNEKDDKFHSGSEERIRVTFERVEQMCIQIKEVGDRVNYIKRSLQSLDSQIGHLQDLSALTVDTLKTLTAQKASEASKVHNEITRELSISKHLAQNLIEDGSLRSSVWKKHSIGNVFGSFPQGGLESNNALLCNISIRDEKEVPHKTIGQELAPVPRREEINFQEAGSSGSALFSNAVSPPELRQRIQAAEISKSISKSKKLGNSSNSMPHVTSPTTKFFVSTPSRPSCKSQLDSSAKHEETVFSKATEGDNNVEFGAFVAAELTNVITSPLSTYRRTTPRRSSLCQLAT; via the exons tcccaGAAATCCTGGATAGAAAATACTTTCACAAAGAGGGAGTGTGTGTATATTATACCAAGTTCAAAAGACCCCCACAG ATGCCTTCCAGGATGTCAGATTTGTCAGCAACTTGTCAG GTGCTGTTGTGGCCGCTTGGTCAGACAACATGCTTGTTTTACTGCAAGTCTTGCTATGAAATACTCCGATGTGAAGCTGGGTGAAAACTATAATCAGGAAATAGAAGAATGGTCGGTGGAAAAACATACGGAACAGACGTCTACTGATGCTTACGGTGTCATCAACTTTCAAGGTGGCTCTCATTCTTACAGGGCTAAG TACGTGCGATTGTCATATGACACTAAGCCTGAAGCTATTCTGCAACTTATGCTTAAAGAATGGCAGATGGAGTTGCCAAAGCTTGTCATATCTGTCCATGGGGGCATGCAGAAATTTGAACTTCACCCACGCATCAAACAGTTGCTTGGCAAAGGTCTTATTAAAGCTGCAGTAACAACGGGAGCCTGGATTATAACTGGAGGAGTGAACACAG GTGTTGCAAAACATGTTGGTGATGCTCTACGAGAACATGCTTCCAGATCATCTCGAAAGATTTGCACTATTGGGATTGCTCCATGGGGAGTgattgaaaacagaaatgaccTTGTTGGAAGAGAT GTGGTTGCTCCATATCAAACGTTGTTAAACCCATTAAGTAAACTAAACGTCCTAAATAACCTCCATTCCCATTTCATTCTGGTGGATGATGGAACAGTTGGAAAGTACGGAGCAGAAGTTAAATTGcggagagaactggaaaaaactATTAATTTGCAACGGATTCATGCAA GAATTGGCCAAGGTGTGCCGGTGGTGGCGCTTGTATTCGAAGGTGGCCCCAATGTCATACTCACCGTTTTGGACTTCCTTCAAGAAAGTCCTCCTGTGCCGGTGGTCGTGTGTGAGGGAACCGGGAGAGCTGCAGACATACTGGCATATGTTCACAAGCAAACAGAGGAGGGAGG GAATGTTCCTGAGGGTGCTGAGCCTGAAATCATTTCAACCATCAAAAAGACATTTAACTTTGGTCAAAGTGAAGCAGTTCATTTGTTTCAGACACTGCTggaatgcatgaaaaaaaaagaactt ATTACAGTTTTTCACATTGGGTCAGATGAACATCAGGACATTGATGTTGCAATACTTACAGCGTTGTTAAAAG GCACGAATGCATCTGCATTTGACCAGCTTGTTCTTACACTCGCGTGGGATAGAGTTGACATCGCCAAAAATCATGTTTTTGTCTATGGGCAACAGTGGCTG GTTGGCTCCCTGGAACAGGCTATGTTGGATGCCCTTGTGATGGATAGAGTTGCATTTGTGAAACTTCTGATTGAAAATGGAGTAAGCATGCACAAATTTCTTACAATTCCCAGGCTGGAAGAACTTTATAACACA aaacaaGGCCCAACTAACCCAACACTCTTTCATCTTGTTCGGGATGTCAAACAG GGAAATCTTCCTCCAGGATATAAAATCAACCTGATTGATGTGGGGCTGGTTATTGAATATCTGATGGGAGGAACCTATAGATGCACCTATACAAGAAAACGCTTCAGAGCTATATACAATAGTCTCAGCGGGAACAATCGT CGATCTGGGCGAAATCCTTCAAATACTACTCCTCAGATGTGTAAAAGCCATGAGTCTTTTGGTAACAGagcagacaagaaagaaaaaatgcgCCATAATCACTTCATCAAAACAGCGCAGCCGTACAAACCAAAG attgaCACTGgtgcagaagagggaaaaaagaaaagaaccaaAGATGAAATAGTAGACATAGATGATCCGGAAACCAGACGTTTCGCTTACCCTCTCAACGAGCTGTTACTTTGGGCGGTGTTAATGAAGCGGCAGAAGATGGCCCTCTTTTTCTGGCAGCACGGGGAGGAGTCCATGGCAAAAGCCTTGGTTGCTTGCAAAGTGTACCGTTCGATGGCatatgaagcaaaacaaagtgACCTTGTTGATGATACTTCAGAAGAACTGAAACAGTATTCCaa TGAGTTTGGTCAGCTGGCAGTTGAACTGTTAGAACAGTCCTTCCGACAAGATGAAACTATGGCAATGAAGTTACTAACCTATGAGCTTAAAAACTGGAGCAACTCCACTTGCCTGAAGCTGGCAGTGTCATCCAGGCTTCGTCCGTTTGTAGCACATACTTGTACGCAGATGTTGTTATCAGATATGTGGATGGGAAGgctgaacatgaggaagaatTCATGGTACAAA GTGATACTGAGTATTTTACTTCCTCCTGCTATACTGCTGTTGGAATATAAGACCAAGGCTGAAATGTCACATATTCCTCAATCTCAAGATGCGCATCAAATGGCAATGGATGACAGTGAAAACAACTTCCAGAATGCAGCAGATGAAATACCTATG GAGGTGTTTAAAGAAGTAAGGATTTTGGACAGTACTTTAGAAAAGCATGATATGGAGACTCCAGCAAAACCTAAAAGACTTCCCATTACACAgaaattttatgcattttatcaTGCACCGATTGTGAAGTTTTGGTTTAATACG tTGGCATACTTAGGATTCCTCATGCTCTACACGTTTGTGGTTCTtgtaaaaatggaagaattGCCATCCGTTCAAGAGTGGATCGTTATTGCTTACATTTTCACATCAGCAATTGAGAAAATTCGTGAG attTTTATGTCAGAAGCTGGGAAGattaatcagaaaattaaaGTGTGGTTCAGTGATTACTTCAATGTCAGTGACACAGTTGCCATTGTCACCTTCTTCATCGGGTTTGCATTAAGATTTGGAGCAAAGGGGAATTTCGGCGAAAACACTTACAGAGAAAATTATGTCTTTGTTGCTGGAAGAATAACATACTGTCTCAATATAATTTTTTGGTATGTGCGATTACTGGATTTTCTAGCTGTAAATCAACAGGCTGGCCCTTATGTTATGATGATTGGGAAAATG GTGGCCAACATGTTTTACATCGTGGTGATTATGGCGCTTGTGCTACTCAGTTTTGGTGTTCCTAGGAAGGCCATACTGTATCCTGACGAGGCACCATCTTGGACTCTTGCTAGAGATATTGTGTTTCATCCATACTGGATGATTTTTGGTGAAGTGTATGCCTATGAAATTGATG tatGTGCAAATAATTCTGATGAAAAAGTTGCTCATCTCTGTGGCCCAGGAACATGGTTGACCCCGTTTCTTCAAGCTGTCTACCTCTTTGTACAGTACATAATTATGGTTAATCTCCTTATTGCATTTTTCAA cAACGTGTATTTACAAGTCAAGGCAATTTCAAACATTGTGTGGAAGTATCAACGCTATCATTTCATTATGGCCTACCATGAAAAACCTGTTCTGCCTCCACCACTTATTGTTCTCAGCCACATGGCTTCCCTCTTCTGTTGTATatgtaaaagaagaaagacagaCAAGACTTCAGATGGGCCAA AACTCTTCCTGACAGAAGAAGATCAAAAGAAACTGCATGATTTTGAAGAGCTATGTGTTGAGATGTATTTCAACGAAAAAGATGATAAATTTCATTCTGGAAGCGAGGAGAGGATTCGAGTCACATTTGAACG ggTGGAACAAATGTGCATTCAGATAAAGGAGGTTGGCGATCGTGTCAACTACATAAAACGGTCGTTACAGTCTTTAGATTCACAGATTGGCCACCTGCAGGATCTCTCGGCTCTAACTGTGGATACCCTGAAAACACTGACTGCACAGAAAGCTTCAGAAGCTAGCAAGGTTCACAACGAAATCACACGGGAATTgagcatttcaaaacatttgGCACAAAACCTCATTGAGGATGGCTCGCTGAGATCTTCTGTGTGGAAAAAGCACAGCATTGGAAACGTCTTTGGTTCTTTTCCACAAGGAGGCCTTGAGAGTAATAATGCTTTACTCTGTAACATTTCTATACGTGATGAAAAAGAAGTCCCACATAAGACAATTGGTCAGGAGTTAGCTCCAGTTCCCCgaagagaagaaataaacttTCAAGAGGCAGGTTCCTCGGGCAGTGCcttattttcaaatgctgtttcTCCTCCAGAACTTCGTCAACGAATACAGGCTGCAGAGATCTCAAAATCCATTagtaaaagtaagaaattaGGCAATTCATCCAACAGCATGCCACATGTAACATCCCCAACAACCAAATTTTTTGTTAGCACTCCATCTCGGCCCAGTTGCAAAAGTCAGCTGGATTCTTCAGCAAAGCATGAAGAGACTGTTTTCTCTAAGGCTACAGAAGGAGATAATAATGTAGAATTTGGTGCGTTTGTGG CTGCAGAGTTGACAAATGTGATCACCAGTCCTCTGTCAACTTATCGAAGAACAACCCCCCGACGAAGTTCTCTTTGTCAACTGGCGACTTGA